The following is a genomic window from Miscanthus floridulus cultivar M001 chromosome 14, ASM1932011v1, whole genome shotgun sequence.
ACCATGATGCCATACTCGCTACTACTATGGAGCATGAGGTTGTGTTTCTTGAGCGTCTGATCGATGTGGTGTTCGAGACTATTCTCCTACAGTCACCGCCATTGCCGCTATAGTAGAGGATATCACCAAAGTCCTTGTTGTCAAAAGATAGGACGGTTGTTGAGACGAGGTAGGATTTAGAGGGTAGGGGGATTTcaggagaagcaacggtgatggCTACGACGACAGTGAAGAGTGTGGTTTCCATTTATGATCATAGTGGGTGGGTAGGTAGAGACAACACACAATTCAAGAGATTAACTAGACATTTAACATTTATGTCCATATTTACCTTCTTCGATAGTTGTAGAGCGGCATCAGGATGACCAGCTTTATAGTGGATGGCAATGGGCGAGGATACATTGGCGGCGACATGCACAAAGTTGTCGGCGATGCTACCCATGTTAGTGTTGGAGGAGCATCCACGAGTTGGGTGAAGAGGCGGCGAGGGCACCATGGTTGCGATAAGCAGCAATGACAGTGACAATGATGGCTGGATGGTGATAGGATAGTAGCgatagagacaaccaaaattgcGGTGGAGGTAGCTCGGTGCGGCTGAGTCGAGAGTACTCTAATGATGAGGAACTAGGGACTATATATAGAGACTATCGTGGATGCTAACCCTAACTATTGTGATGGATATGGGCCCCACTCACATCACTGTTTCTGTTGGGCTTGAGCCTATTCCCAAGAAGATGCAAAGGCCCATTTAATAGAAATCGCTCATTTAATTACTAGCAAGGTCCATTGATGCCGCAGATGACATGCACCATGACGCCATACTCGCTACTACTATGGAGCATGAGGTTGCCTTTCTTAAGCATATGATCGATGTGGTGTTCGAGGCTTTTCTCCTACAGTCACTGCCATAGCTGCTATAGTAGAGGATGTCACCAAAGTCCTTGTTCTCAAAAGATAGGATGGTTGTTGACACGAGGCAGGATTTAGAGGGTACGGGGATTTTAGGAGAAGCGACGGCGATGGCTACGACGACGACGAAGAATGTGGTTTCCGTTTATGATCATAGTGTGTGGGTAGGTGGAGACAACACACAATTCAAGTGAATCTTCCCACACTCATAAGTAATGGCATAAATGATTTAGATATGCTAGCTTTGctcaccaaaataaaaaaaacagacTAAAAACACATTATATTAACTAGAGATTTAATATTTATGTCCATATTTATCTGCTCCGATAGTTGTAGAGCGACGTCAGGACGACCAACTTTATAGTAGATGGCAACAGGCGAGGATACATCATCGGTGACTAGCATGAAGTTGTTGGAGACGCTACCCATGTTAGTGTTGGAGGAGCATCCACTAGTTGGGCGAAGAGGTGGTGAGGGCACCATGGTTGTGATAAGCAGCGTCGACAGTGATGGTGATGGCTAGATGGTGATAGGATAGCAGCGATAGAGACAACCATGATTGCGGTGGAGGTAATGCGGTGTGGCTGAGACGAGAGTACTCTAACGATGAGGAACTAGGGACTATATATAGATACTATCGTGGATTCTAACCctatgttgacggtagttatcatccatcataaacTATCAATTTAACTTGAATAAATGTATAaacaggatcaccaacatagatttaggggtttaaactgataatttccacaagttttggtgaatctatgtttttagcagggtttatccagaaaactgtcAAAAGGGATCAAATCATCAAATGAAAAGACGCTTATCCGCAGCGAAAACTAtcccagaaggttccagaagactcgggaagacaccacaccgaagcggagGCTGAGGCgttgacatgtggggccggctggccccacctataAGTCGGCCGGCCCCCTATCCCCACCTGGCAGTCCTTTCTtcgtacgtcggttctccaccgccttaaggattgcatctacgccgttcttttaagtcggtttgatccgagggctcaggattgacgctccaACCTATATAACCTACCCCTGCCCCCCTCCAGAGcatgctgccataagtcaagaacagaccaaaaattagggtttctagagagaagagaatagagctccaattcttcaaggtTCTAGTATAGGTTAGCTAGCAAGGTTCgagtagagtgtgggctattgcttagGATTCCGGATCTGCTgtctggagactggtatagccattgtatctctaaatttatgactttgtgctacttcaatattatattgctatttattatgttcctagtttgctatagttatatgcttgatatagttgtgattgatgattaatttatgcatatgttcgcaaagctcttagctcagtactcgagtgagttaagtggtcaacactatgtaagcatggtgcttagatattgtttgtctgtggatgcattctgcactctgggtcatgtggtagatcgcggatgtgacactccagTTGAGTCCTTtctagtccactccccgtttgtagaacaagtagaatgcggttgcgaagggagacaagctctgttcttgatcttccatagtaatgttccttatgcatagatccaaagttagttatactatagatgagagtgtatatacttgggtgtacaaaagacttagtaaataaggaatgacttagaaatcttctactcttaacgaatctcctgcttagccatactacattttatgagtctctatttctatctctgggatatcattattaccttacacttattatttatttatcatttgacctatccttgccatagcatgagagtggttttgtcataagtatatatatttgccaatacctctatgccaacacaactccatagctcccccctgtggataaaatataaataacgatacctggcatactcccaggtgaaatgctacaacgatatatTATCTgcgcgcttgcggatactttaatatatatataattttcctctaagttttcaagtgtcatttataattaccaacaacgcatttctggcatcatgctagcgatgacaacttagtaaagagtgatgctaagaaatatcaacaccCTAACTATTGAGATGGATATGGGCCCCACTCACATCACTATTTGTATTGGGCTTGAGCCTATTCCCAAGAAGATGTAAAGGCCCATTTCTTGAAATTGCTCATTTAATTACTAGCAAGGGCCATTGATGTCGTGGATGACGTGCACCAAGATGCCATACTCGCTACTACTATGGAGCGTGAGGTTGCCTTTCTTGAGCGTCTGATAGATGTGGTCTTCGAGGCTATTCTCCTGCAGTCACCGCCATTGCCGCTATAGTAGAGGATGTCACCAAAGTCCTTGTTGTCAAGGTCCTTCGGAGTTGTTTGATCTGGGTGATGTTGGTGGCATGCACCATCCCAGGGGGTGAAGGCACCGGCAGTCCTGCACCATTTCAAGTAGAGGCTTGCGGTGGATGAGGATGCATAATGGAGTTGTTTGAACTGGTGATGTTGATGGCATGCACCATCCCAGGGGGGTGAAGGCACCGGCAGTCCTGCACCATTTCAAGGAGGGCGCGTGCTCGCTTCTTGGTATTGGGTGTATTGGATCTACCTGTTGTAGGTTCTTCTAACACCTACTCCTAGGACAAAGGAATGATATGATTAGGGATAGGGAGGTAGTTGTAGTGAGCTAGGATTTGATGGGGGGATTTTACGAGAAGCAATGGTGACAACAATGGAGGAAAGTGTGGTTTCCATTTATGAGCACAGTGGGTGCGTAGGTGGTGACAACACACAACTCAAGTGAATCTTCCTACACTCATAATTCATGGAATAAATGATTTAGATCTACTAGGTTTCACTGATCAAAATTCCAAAATAAACTAAAAACATATTAGATTAACTCGAGAATGTAATATTTATGTCCATATTTACTAGCTCCAATAGTTATAGAGGGACATCGGGAAGATCGACCTCATAGTGAATGTCAGCGAGCGAGGAGACATCGGTGACGACAGATACAAAGTTGTTGGAACGCTGCCCATGTTAGTGTTGGAAGGTCGTCCACCAGTTGGTCGAAGAGGTGGCGAGTGCACCATGGTTGCAATAAGAGATGCAGTAGTGATGACTGGATGGTGATAAGATAGTAGTGACAGAGACAACTAGGATTGTGGCAGAGGCGGAGGTGTGCGGCTAAGTCCTAGAGTAGTTCTAAGATGGGGAACTAGGGACTATATATAGAAATTGTCATGGATACTAACCCTAAATATTGAGATGGAACATGCCCTACTCACATCATTGTTTTTATTAAGTTTGGAATCTATTCCCAAGAAGATGTAAAAAGTCCCATTTACTAGCAAGTGCTCATTTAATTTCTAGGCTAGACCACCCCTACTTGTAACATAAGGATTTTACACTTTTCATGTAAGTTTTTATGAAAATATTTTATAAGAAAATCTTACTGGAGTATCATTATGCATACAATTTATTTGTACTGTTGACAAACAGAGGATCAAAGAGTTCATGGCACTTGAGGCAAGTAAGGAGTTCATAGCTCAAGGGTTAAATACCATTACATCTCATGGGATAATGAAATTGGAGAGCATGATGAAGTATTTTCTGACTCAGCATTGGAAAGAAATACCTTTATGTGCTCCCAAGTGTACAATCAAATGAATGTTATGTGGCTCCAAATTCCCAGTGCTTACCCAAGTCCTTCATAACGCCATCTTGATGTATGACTACATTGTACCTTCATTTACAAGAATATGGTAGTGAATTAAAATATTCCAAAATTGCAAACATTTAAACCATGGACCGGGGAGCACAAAGCCAAGGCAAGTAGCGGAAAAGGCATTGTGAGAGAATAGTCTCAAAGAAGGCAAACATGTGCCTATTTAAGAACACAAAGTTTCTCTCAACAACTATGAATGAACATTCTCCCTCATTAGGTACCATATCTCTAAGCGGTGAAAGTTAAGAATTGAGCAATATGGCTCCGATACCGATTGTAAGGACTAAATGAccccaagaggaggggtgaattggggcTTTGAAAATTAACTCTATGACCTTATAGAGGATGTCATAGGCGTAGACCTTGTTTGTGGCCTTGGTTGTGCACCTTGCAATTGATGCCACGGATGACGCACACAACGATGTCATACTCGCAGCTGTTATGCAGCGCGAGGTTGCCCTTCATCAACGTCTAGTTGGTGCGGTGCTCGAGGTTGTTGTGTGCACAATGGCCACTGCCACCGTTGTAGTAGAGGATGTCACCCAAGTCCTCATTGTCGAGGTACGCTTGGGAGTAGACGATGCTTGTGGTATGGGGACGCCCTTGCGATGAGGTGGGTGGAGACGTAGCTAATGACGGCCTATAGTTTGGTGTGCAGACTAACGGTCAATAGTTTGTTACGGTAGACAAAGGTATTGATAACGAGCATGGCAGGGATGTCACTAACGATACTAACCCCGCGGTAGAGGCACTTGCCGGTGGAGAGCATACCACTGTAGGTGCTACTATATGCGGAGTTTCTACTGGTGTTGTTGGAGTTGGAGAGCTCCTACAGCTAGTAGGTGTGTGTTGCATACAAGGATGCAGTAATAGAGTTGCTGGATTGGGGTGATGTTGGTGACACGCACCATCCTAGAGAGGGGGAGCTGACTGTCCCACACCATTTCAGGGAGGGGCATGCTCGCTTCTTGGTGTTGGACGGATTGTATCTGCATACTCCTGGTTCTTCTGATACCTCCTGCTCCTATTGCGGAGATAAAAAATAATATGATCAGGGATAGGAAGGTAGTTGCGGCAAGCTAGGATTTGATGAGAAATTTTAGGAGAAGCAGTGGTGACGACGATGGTGGAGAGTGCGGTCTCCATTTATGAGCATAGTGGGTGGGTAGGTGGAGACAAAACACAACTCAAGTGAATCTTCCCACACTCACAAGTCATGGCATAAATGATTGAGATCTGCTAGGTTTCGCTCACCAAAATTACAAAACTAAAACATATTGGATTAACTTGAGAATTTAGGATTTATGCCCATATTTACCTGCTTTGATAGTTGTAGAGGGACATCAGGAAGATCGACCACATAGTGGATGGTGACAGATGAGGAGGCATTGTGACTATGGGTGCGAAGGCTTTGGTGGTGTTGCCCATGTCATTGGCGAGGAGCCATCCACCACTTGGGAAGAGAGGTGGCAAGGGCACCATGGTGGTTGCATTAAGCAATGGCAGTGGTGATGGGTAGGATGATGATAGGATAGTAGCGACAGAGCCAACTAGGATTGCAATGGAGGTGACGATGTGCCACTGAATCAGGGAGTACTTCAAAGAGGAGGAATTAGGGACTATAAAGAAATCGCCATGGATGCTAACCGTAGctattgagatgaatacatatgCCCCCCTCATGTCACTATTTTTATTGGGCTTGGAACATATTCCCAAGAAGATGTAAAGGGCCATATACTAGCAAGTGGTAGTTTAATTTCTAGGCTTTGGATCTGCTCCTATTTGTAACATAAGGATTTTACACACTAAGTTTTCACTACCCAACAAACTTTTTCTACGATGACAAGAAAAGTACAAAAAACTTTATTAGACACGACTTCGCATGGTGGTTACCGTCAAGGATCAGCCGTCGGGGTCTGACTCTCATGGAAAGTCAATCTTCCATGATGGTTATAAGACATGCCACAGTGTGTGCGATGCTTAAAAAAATTTTATCCTACCAGCTGTACCGGTGTCTGAACTCCTGCTTAAGCCACAACGTGGGTACCGTGGCTATCCACATGCGTGGACCCCAGCCACACCCCCTTTCCCCTTCCTTCTCATTCGTTTCAAGCGCGAGTCCGGCCAGCCGCAGTCACCGAGGTCACCTCCCATCGCATTTTTTTATGTTTGAGGCATCGGTGAACCTACTTGACCCGGTGCCCTGTTTTTCTGGCAACTCGGCATCGGCCATAATGTTAGGCATCGATGCTTGGAGAGGAGAGAGAGTGTTTGGGCACCGGCATTTTGCAACATTGTGGCTAGTCTAAGCGTCGAGGAATAATTTTTGGAACGGTTCTATTCTTTACTGTTAGGGAAACATCCCTATCGGCTACTGCACCATCAACAAAGGTTTGAACCTTCAATGTTGGTTCTGTCTGAATCGTCAAGAAACATCTTTCTGTGTCGGTTTAAGCCGTCAGTGAGGCTTTGGTCTTTCCTATCGGTACCACCAAACTGTTAGGAAACCTTGATGTCTTCCTCGTCAGCCTAAAACCGTAAGTAAATTATGATGTCCTTTGTCACTCACATATTAATTAATTTAGCCATTAAAATTAATACCACATAAGAAAAAAACACACACAGACACGGACACACACACACCCTACACAACACGCACACGCACAATATTGACAAAAGGAGGGGGTGAAGTCACTACTCATTTCTCTAGTTGAAAGTAGACCTTAGTGCCCTTACAAGACATGTTGGATTGGAATTAAACAAGGAATTAAAGCAGAGAACTACACTTATATATTTCTAATGTCAACCTTGAGTTTGTTCATCCCCGTTCTCGCCGCCTTAGCAGCTTGTTTCTTCGAATTTTGTTTGTGATGGAAGGAAAGGAATAAATGAGCGAGTgtgttcgacaaattaaatcaaaCCATGCatcttgttgctgctgctgctgctgctgctagctgTGGTCGATGGAGTTGACAAGCAAGCACTCGATCGCCACCGTGCTGCAACAAAGCATGCATTGATCCACGGAAGTCCACAATAATGTGTAAATGGCCGGCCGGCGACAGCTTCCTATTTTTTTCTCAGGGTCAGGTAATTAATGGTCACACTCACACTGACACGTCTCGCCTAAAACGATGGACGCgcgcggaagaagaagaagaagaagaacctaGCGGCGGTGGCGGGCCGGGTCATGTCATGTCGTTGTCGTGGTCACCTGGAGCAAGACTTGTGTACGTACGAGTAGACTGACGTGAGTGTCGACAAGTTTGCAGGCACACCGTCCGTCACTGGCCTATCCGCCTACGGAGTAGTAGCTGACCATGAGAGCGGCCAGATGGTCGATGGCCCTCTAGCTGTAATCCCCCTGGTGGAGCGAGCGAGCATAGCAGCTAGCTGCCGCGCGGAGCTGTCCGCAACGTACTGGCGACTCGCATGGCGTGGCATCCATCCGGAATGCATGCATGCCAAGATGATAAGATAAGATAAGATAAGATGATTGCAGATTTGCAGTTGCAGCCGGAGAAGGAAGAAGCACCTTCAATTCTCAGTGTCCTGACCACTTTCGGGCGGTTGCATATATGCGATCCCATCCATCCTATTGCATGCGTTGCCAAAAGTAAAAGCCTCCCGTCCCGTCGATTTGGGAATTTGGCCGGCCGGCAGACTAAAAAGTCTCCACTGTGGCACTGCCGGAGAGCTACCCAGCTGACTGACACCTGCTTAGCCACCGCGCCGCCATCTCACTCGCGCAAACTGTCAAGTGTGCatataacacacacacacacatcgccGCTCCCTCCGTCCACAGTCTTCGGTTCAGCTTTATCATGGCCAGAGCCATGGCCGCGCATCACCACCACCGCGCCCGCACCCCGCCCCTCCTCCTCGCGATCCTCTTGGCGGCGGCAGCCGCGGCCTCCGTGGCCTCCGCCGCGCGAGACCTCGATGGCGCCAACCCGCTCCCGGCTGCACGAAACAGCAATCCCGATCCCAACTACTACGGCTACGGCGCCGTCCCGGGCGTCGGCGGCCCGGCGGGCAACGGAGGCGGATTCTACGGTGGGCCGGGATACGGGTCAGGCGTCGTCCCGCCCGGAGGGTTCGgctttggcggcggcggcgggtggggcGCGGGGTACGGCGGCGGGTACGCGCACGGCGGCGTGGAGGTGCCGACGGTGGTGTGCCAGGACAAGGGCCCCTGCTACGGCAAGAAGGTGGCGTGCCCCAAGAGGTGCTTCTGGTCCTACAGCCGCTCCGGCAACGGCTACGGCGCCAGAGGCGGCGGCGGGTCCTGCACCATCGACTGCAAGGCCAAGTGCACCGCCACCTGCTGATCGATCGATCGAGTACGTGCTAGGTAGCTGCTCATGGCTCTCCTCGATGCATGCAGCATATATATACAGGACAGTGTGTGTTTTTACTAGAGATCGAGCCCCTTATTGTGTCAGATTAATCTCAGATATGTTTAAGAACTAGTACTACTTGTGACTTAATTACTGCATGTTGTTGGTACCTACAGTACGTATATATACGTATCCTTGTAAATAAGGCGATCATGCATGCATGATCGATGTTGTGTGCGCCGGCGGCCATGCAGTGTGCTTCGATCTATATTATTATATAGTATAAGTTTAATTAACGACTTTTGCAATGCAATTGAAGATGGAATTCATTTCGAATTGAAGCTTCAGTACATACATCTGGAAGGCTCCCTCCCGGTGTGTACAGCATTGATTCAGTTGAGGACATTCGCGCCAACAAGCTAGCTAGGCTGCCTTTACTTTTCCCGAGGAACCGGGTTTTCATTTCACATATGAGATGTCACATCCCCTTCTTTTTATCTCTTATTATATGCTGCGCTAGCTTGTTGCACCGGTTGTAGCGGCAGCAAGTGCACTTGAGGGGAGGCATTAGCTAAACCAGTCTTAATAGAAATTTTATGAGAGTTTTGTGAGCAGCAAACAAAGTAACCAACTTAACAAATATACATGTTGGCATGCATGGCACCATAAAAGATAAATGATCAATCATTATGAGGTGAAATGAGTTTCATGGGATAAAACTAGTCGTCTACGCTGGGACAATCCGCACTGAAACTCGTTATGAGTCCATCAACCCGTATTATCCCAGAATGGGCTAGGATTTCAGGAGACGTCATTAATCCTATAGAATCATAGATCTCAATTTTGATTTTGTCAGTCGGTTCTTTATCTTTAAGCTAAGTTAAAAGTTAATTTAAAGATAAAGAACCATAATATAGTGCCCCATATGTTTTTCTCTCtcatcttcctctctctctctcactgacacaaaGAGCTGCCGGAGCCAATAAAATTTTGCTTCACCGGCTCCTGCTGGCTGGCTATGTGAGAGGGAGACGAGAGAGGGAGCCGGAGCTGATCTCTACCAAAGGGGACCTCTGTAAAGCCTCCCGTCAATTTGGGCATTTGGCCGGCCGGCAGAATAAATGAATATACAAAGCAGGGGAAAAGGTGCTAGTGTGTGAGAGCGAGAAGGCACATCACATCAGGGCATCAGGCTTTGCTACATTACTACTACTGTATGTACTTAATTGTAGCTGTTGCTTAATTATGCTCCTGGCGGCTGGCGGACCTTCGTCCATCATCTTTTCTTCTGTGCCAATATCTTTCACTCATATGGAGAAGAATTTGATCTTGCATGTATGGATGATGGAACAGTAGACGCGAAATTAAGAGTGGCTGGCATCATGAATGATGTTTTTTACGACGATATGAATGATGTTTAATAACGTGACTATGGACATGTTTCTGCAATTCTGCTGACAATAATGTAAATTTCAGGTACTCCACCTATTCCCCGAGCTACGCCTATCCGGTACGTACGtacagtactccctccgtccaggaaagaatacaattctagcacagtgtcaTGATTTAGTATCCTAAGTtcaatcaattatagataaaaaagtatcagtatttatgatatcaaataaatatcattggaGTGCTGTGAAACGGATACTCAGGTGCCATTGCCATGCACGCCGTACTGATCCATCATCTGCATGTGTTGCAGAgctactacaactactaccaaACCCAGACCTACGATGGCTACCAGGGAGCCCAAGAGTTGACTACAATCCTCCAGCCTGTTCGGCGGCTGCAGAGCGACGACTACCTGCAGAGCTACTATGCTTACCCAGTGGCGGATCCACGGGGGGCTAGGGGGGCAGCAGCCCCCCTGTgagagtgattttcctttgtatTTATTGTAGAAAAAACGTGATTTCACCGttaatcttcgacatttgttctaaatctctattgattaaccccccgaggtgctcatcttggctccgctAATGCGCTTACCTGCAGAACTACCACGGTTACCTGCAGAGCTACGATCGCTACCAAGGAGCCCAACGCCAATATACTGTCCCCTGGGACCAACAACGCTATGGTGCTCCTTGGGCGGAGGCGTGACGGTCATCTCCCCAAGAAACTACacctttgggggggggggggggggggggggggggggggacgaccCTTTATGGAGGGTGGAGGGGGACGACCCCTTGCAGGTGCCTTTGTAGGGGCTGAAGGGGGTTGGGGACGAGCCAAAAGAGACTCGAGAGGAGGCACCATTATAGAGGTGACGACTGAACATCACTATAAGCGTCATTATGGAGATGTCGCAACAATGGAGCGAGAAATGCGATCACATATTAGTATATAGAATAGAAGGTGCATGGTTAGTAAGGGTAATTTTATACAAAGGTCATTACATAGTAATTTGGGGTAATAAGTGGAGGTAACTTGGAACATAGTCTGAACCTGCTCAAGCACTAATGTTGACCAGTTTCGTTGGCCTTCAACATAGCTAGCGTTCACAGTACAGTTTGCCTTCAACAACTCACAAACTGACCAGCTCTGTGGGCCTTCAACAACTCACAGACTGACCAGTTCTGTTGGCCTTCAACAACTGACAGTCTCACTAGTTCAGTTGGCCTTCAACATTAGCGCCTTTAGTCTATCAGGTCCTCCTGAGACGATGATCCTATCTTCATACTCTTGTACATGGTCTGGGGTATTGAAGAGGAAAGTAAGCATAACCATTTTTTTTTTCGAAATATCCGTTGCCGGCTTTCATTGACAAGAGGATAGCATAATAATTACAAGTGTTCCAGCGTGAGAAGCGCCCTTTTTCTGCATGGCGATCACGTTACAGTGAAGGCCTTGCCACCCCTACAGATTGTAAGCTCAATTTACATGAAGCTTGTAACAGCAAAGATTTAGTAAATAAATCATCATCTAAACTATGGCACAATTGGCCCAACTCCAAATACTTGCGCCGTCGATGGTAACACCTCTTCCAGACCTTCGTTCCCCGTGCGGATCCACACCTTAGCCGCGCGAAACTTGCTCAGATGATCTGCTGGTCCTGTTGAAAACACGATTGTTTCTTTCTTTCCAGATTTCCCATGCGGCTAGCATCACCATTGAACGTGCTCCATCTCTCCTGGTTCTCGGACCGTTGTTTGCCATCTGAACAAACCACTGGCCTAAGTCATTTTCCTGTCTCCAGTTTGCCGGCCTCACCGCTACTGTCGTAATCCATAAGCCCACCCTATATCCCAGACCGCTCTGGAGAAGCAGCATTCCTGGAACAGGTGCAAAACCTGACGGATTAGGATTCTATGGGTTCCCCACTGGGCCGGCTACTCGGAGGATTCCTGGACTGGCCCAAGGTTTGCTTGAAGACACGAAACAAGGTGGCGTGATCTCCAAATAATCAAGAACCGACCTAGTCGAACATTTAAAGAAAGTAGTCTCTGTAATAGAACTAGGACTCTCCAATTCTAACTGACTAGGACTAGAACAACTGCCCTACCCTCTGctctatataaagagaggcaagCGGCACCCCTTTATACATCAATTCAATCatacaatccaacacaaaggcatCACGCTGAACTGGACGTAAAGGTTATTACTCGATTACGAGGGCCCGAAACAGTATAAATCGTTTGTCTTCGTGTTTTCCGCCGAGTTCTGCATACGTCAAAGCCCAACACTGTCCCAAGTAATCCCGTGACAGGTCGTTGGTCGTCAAACACCGACAAAACCGTCTCTAGGTTCCTTATGCACAAGGGGCAGAAATAATCATTTGGCCATCTCCTGATTTGTAGGTGTGCAACTGTCCAAATTCTGTTCTGGAGCATCAACCAAATGAAAAATCGACATTTCGGTGGTGCTTTCGTTCTCCAGGTGTTCTCAGCTGTCATAGATGTAGTCATTCCAACGAATTGTAGTTTATATGTGTTAGATGATGTAGCTTTCTCATGTGTGCGTCTAGGTTCATTTGGTAGTTATGGTGTATCCAGGTTGTTCCTAGATTGTAGCACAAATCTGTGTAgataattgtcacatgtgtaattCTGTTGTAAACTGATCCTCCCCGAGGGCTTTTCCCATGCCTATTTAACACGAAGCCGAGTGCCTGGGgagggtgaaaggatcaagatgcccaagagggggggttgaattgggctaattctaaattttcttgcaataatcaaatcctacggatagcccaattaaccccttgtgcctagaaaaagtgtttctatcaaatcaacgcacaaaaaacttgcaacctatgttccaaacttactttagcaaagcaattctatgaatgtaaagacaagtattgaattgctcaaagtaaatacttaaagtaaatgctcaaagtaaatggagagaggaacgcggcgatgttttgccgaggtatcggagagtcgccactctccactagtcctcgttggagcacccgcgcaagggtgtagctcccccttgatccgcgcaaggatcaagtgctctctacggattgattcttcgacactccgtcgcggcgaatcacccaaaaccgctcacaacttgagttgggtcacccacaagctccaccggatgatcactaagctcccaatcaccaccaaaccgtctaggtgatggcgatcaccaagagtaacaagcacgaactctcacttgaccacgcgaagcctaatgagaagatggatgcacacttgtctactcttgattcactaatga
Proteins encoded in this region:
- the LOC136505863 gene encoding glycine-rich protein HC1-like, with translation MARAMAAHHHHRARTPPLLLAILLAAAAAASVASAARDLDGANPLPAARNSNPDPNYYGYGAVPGVGGPAGNGGGFYGGPGYGSGVVPPGGFGFGGGGGWGAGYGGGYAHGGVEVPTVVCQDKGPCYGKKVACPKRCFWSYSRSGNGYGARGGGGSCTIDCKAKCTATC